The Actinomycetota bacterium genome includes the window TGCGACCGCAACAGGATGGGTGATGTAGGCATCTCCGCTTCGACGACGCTGCTCTCGATGAAGATAGGCGGCCGTCTCATAGGCGCGCTCCACCAGGCGGGCGTCTGCTTTGGGGTGGTACTTGCGCAGGGTGCGCAGCAGTCGATCCAACTCAGGATGTTGGCGTCGAGGGCCGCCGAACAGCGGCAGACGTGAGCGACGCGAAGGATTCTCAGGCGCGACAACAGCCGGAGCCGGTGACAACTCCGTGGGAAGCGGTGCTTCCGTGCTCACGGTGCTCCTCGCGTGTGGGGATAGTGCAGTTTAGAACCCTCAGGCGGAAAGTAATGACACGACTGGAACTCCACGTGCAGAGCACATGTCCCGCCCGCCCAGGCTCTGGATCTCCATGACGACAAGCACGGCAGTCACCTCGGCACCCGTCAGCCGCACAAGATCGATGCAGGCGGCTGCTGTGCCGCCAGTGGCAAGCACGTCATCCACGATCACGATCTTGCGTCCGGGGCCCAAAGCATCCTGATGCAATTCAAGAGTTGCATTGCCGTACTCAAGTGCATAGTCCTGCGCATGCACGGCTCCGGGCAGCTTGCCCGGCTTGCGCACGGTGACGAAACCGGCACCACGCACTTGAGCCAGCGCCGCCCCATAGGGGAAACCGCGGGCCTCAATTCCGACTACTTCATCAACGGGCCCTTCGCCCAATTGGGCATCCAGCTCGGCGATGGTGCAAGAAAAGGCGCGACCGTGGGCCATGAGTCCAGTGAGATCCTGAAACCTCACTCCCGGCATCGGCCAATCATCTATCTGACGAATCTGCGACCGAAGCAATTGTTCTACCTCAGGAAGCATCAGGACTTCTTCGGCCGCTTCGAACGAGGGGCTCGTTTTGGCTGCTGTCGAGGACCAGCTTCGACAAGAGTTGTGACTTCACCCTGCTCATCTGCTGCCGCGTCAGTGCCCTTGGCGCTCTTGGCACTTTGAGCCCGACGCGCATACACGCGATTGGACAAGGCGATGATCTGTGGCTCCTTCTCCTTCAACTGAACGAAGAAGGGAGTCGCAACAAAGATCGACGAATAGGCACCAACGGCCATGCCGACTGCCAGCGCCACTGCAAGATCCAAGAGAGTGCCGGCGCCAAGCACGCCTGCGCCCACGATGATGATGGCAAGGACAGGCAACAGGGCCACGATCGAGGTATTGATGCTTCGCACCAAGGTTTGGTTCACAGCCAGGTTCGCCGATTCGCCAAAAGTCATGACCGATTGCGCCGTGATATTTCGCGTGTTCTCACGCACCTTGTCGAACACCACGATCGTGTCGTACAGCGAGAAACCAAGAATCGTCAGGAAGCCGATGACAGTGGCTGGAGTGACTTCCAAACCGAAGAGTGCATACAGCCCGACTGTGATGACGAGGTCATGCGCCAAGGCCAGCAGACCCGCAACTGCCATGCGCCACTCAAAGTAGATCGACATGAACAGCGCGACAAGGAGCAGGAAGACCACGAGGCCCTGGAGGGCCTTCTTGCTGATCTCACTGCCCCACGAAGGCCCCACCACCTGAATCTTGATGGTGTCCACACCGACGCCGCAGGTCTTGGCCAGGCTGGCGGCAAGGACGGTGCTCTCAGCCGGTGTCAACGACTCTGTCTGGACTCGAACAGTGCCATTGCCAGCCACGGTGACGATTGCCTGTGAACCTGTCTGGGCTTCGGCAACCACCCGAGCCTGCTCCACCGAGCACGTCGCGTTGGGGACGCCGAAATCACCGCCGCCGCGAAACTCGATGCCGAGGTTGAGGCCACCTCGCAGCACAAGTGACCCGATGGCCACCAGAAGGATGATGCTGGAGACGATGTACCAGGTCTTGCGGCGACCAACGAAATCGACGGAGCTCTCGCCGTTGTACAGCCGTTGACCAAATCCGGAGAAGCGACTCATGACGACACCTCCTCAGTAGCTGGAATGGCTTTTCGCCTGCGCGATGCAAGAGTCTCAGCCACCTTTACAGGTGCAGTGCGCGCCGCATCAAGCCCGCTCCAGCGACCAGCGCGCTGCATCCAGGAAGTCCGACCCAATAGCACAACCACAGGATGGGTGAACAGGAAGGCGATGATGACATCGATGATGGTCGTGAGTCCAAGGACGAACGCGAATCCGCGCACGCTTCCCACCGAGAGCAGATACAGCACCACTGCTGCCATCAGCGACACGAAGTCAGCTGCCAGCAGAGTTCGCCGGGCGCGGACCCAGCCGTTCTCGCACGCCTGCCGAAGGGTGCGACCATCGCGTAGCTCATCGCGAATTCTTTCGAAGTACACAATGAAGGAGTCAGCGGTGATTCCGATGGCAACAATTGCGCCGGCGACACCGGACAAGGTGAGAGTGAGCCCAACCGTCTTGCTCATCACGATGAAGACGAGATAGGTCACCACGCCTGCGAGAACCAACGAGACACTGGCCACGACCCCAAGCAGGCGGTAGTAGAACAGCAGATACAGGATGACCAGGAAGAGGCCAAGAAGGCCGGCGATGATGCCAGCCTGCAGCTGATCGCTTCCAACTGTCGGGGAAACAGATGTGACGTCGACAGTTTCCAAGGTGACCGGAAGTGCGCCGTACTTCAGAATGTTTGCCAGGTCGGTAGCTTGCTCAATGCTGAAATTGCCCTCGATCTGAGCGGTGCCTCCGAGGATCGCCTCATTGAATCGAGGCGCTGAGGTCACCACGCCGTCAAGGACGATTGCAAAGGCGTTACAGGGAGACTGCCCGCCGATTGAGCAGTCCGGTAGCGCCGACAGCGTGGTGGAAGCCGAAGCCAAGGCCTTGGCACCCTCGGAGTCAAAGCCCAATGAGACGACGAAGGTCACGCCGTTGGTCGGCAGTTGAGCGCTTGCGCTGGTGACATTGGTGCCCTTGATGAATGCAGGCTGGAGCACGTACTTGGCGGTGCCGTCCTTGGAGCAGGTGCCCAGCCACTTGGCCGGGTCATCGGGAGTGCCCCCGGCAATAGTCAATGGATTGGTGCAGTCCAATGCCAGAACAGCCTTCTCAAATGCAGCGTCGGACTTTACTGACTGCACTGGAACAGTGCCAGCCTTCGCGCCCTTGTCCAATGTCGCGGTCGGCGGCAGCACTGCGTACACAGGGCGAAAATCCAGCAGGGCTGTGCGCTGGACCAGATCAACGAGTCGTTCTGGATTGCTGCCTGGGACCGAAACGATGATCGCAGCGCCTGAACCACTGCCTTGAGTGGTGACTTCGGCCTCCACAACACCGAGACCATCGACACGATTACGAAGGATTGTGACGGTCTGCTGCAACTGCTCGTCGGTGATCTCTGCACCCTCATTGACCGGTTTCGGAATCAGGATGACCTGAGTTCCGCCTTGCAAGTCAAGACCCAGTCGGACCGTGCTGTCGGTACCGGGGAAGAAAGCCCAGACCGCCAATCCGAGCACCAGCACGAGCAGCGCTGCCAGCGAACGCCAAGGATGGCTGATCGAGCGAGGAGGAGCCATCAGATGCCATCCTCCTGGGAATCTCCGTTGGGAGCCTCAGCAGACTGGGGAACAATGACGCGGCCAACGGCTGCGGGCAGCATCTGAATGACCACATTCGGCGCGATCTCGACGTGAATCACTTCACCCTCAACCGAGGTGATGGTGCCGAAGATTCCGGAGGTGGTCATCACGCGGACGCCTGGAACCAGGGACGTCTGCATCTGCATCTGCATCCGCTTGCGAGCCTGACTGGGCCGGATGAACAAGAAATAGAAGGCCGCAATGATGATGACAATGGGTAACAAACCCGACAAACTTTCCACAATTCTCCTGACACGCGGCGACTAGCCATTCACCTTAACCCTCAAGGTCGAGGGTGGGCTGCAAGGGCATGGCCGGTGTCAGCCCCAAATGCTGCCAAGCCGTGGCCGTGGCCACTCGCCCTCGGGGCGTCCGCACGATCATGCCCAAGCGCACCAGGAAGGGCTCAGCCACCGTTTCGATGGTCTCAGGCTCCTCGCCGATGGCAACGGCCAATGTGGACAGCCCTACCGGGCCACCCCCGAAACGCTTGATCAATACCTCGAGAACTGCTCGGTCGATGCGATCCAGTCCAAGGGAGTCCACTTCGTACAGGTCCAGCGCGGCATGCGCTGTTGCAAGATCAACTTGACCCTCACCGTGCACCTGTGCCCAGTCGCGCACTCGTCTCAACAATCGGTTTGCAATGCGAGGCGTGCCACGACAACGACCTGCGATCTCTGCTGCCCCTTGTTGATCCAGCGCCACGCCGAGCAATTGAGCTGACCTCTTGAGGATCACTTCGAGGTCGGGAGGGTCGTAGAAATCAAGGTGCGCAGTGAAGCCGAAGCGGTCGCGAAATGGGCTCGGCAATAACCCTGCGCGGGTAGTGGCTCCAACCAAGGTGAACGGCTCGATTTCAAGTGGAATCGCCGTGGCACCCGGTCCCTTGCCCAACACCACATCGACGCGGAAGTCCTCCATTGCCATGTAGAGCAGTTCTTCAGCCGGTCGCGCGGTGCGATGAATCTCGTCAAGGAAGAGCACTTCCCCAGGTTGCAGACTGGAGAGAATGGCAGCCACATCACCCGCGTGCTGGAGTGCAGGCCCTGACGTGATGCGCAGGGGAGCATTGAGCTCGGCGGCAATGATTCCGGCCAGTGTGGTCTTGCCAAGTCCAGGCGGACCACTGAGCAGCACGTGGTCGGCCGGCCGTCCCCGCTTGCGGGCTGCTTCAAGTACGAGTCCAAGTTGGGACTTGACTCTGGTTTGCCCAACGAATTCCGAAAGATGCTTGGGACGAAGAGCACCTTCAACGAGCGAATCCTCTGGCTCGAGCTCGCCGTCGACCAGGCGTTCGTTCATGCTCGATCCAGACTTTGCAGTGCAGCCTTGAGGAGCGCGGCAATGTCTGGCTGCCCGTCCTGCAATTGCGCAGCCGCGAGTGGAGCCACCCCGTCGGCGGCCAACTCTGCTTCGCGGTTGGTCCAACCAAGGGAGACCAGGCCGGCGGTCACTGATGAGTGCCAATCAGCTCGTGCATCCTCGAAAGTCAAAGCGGCGCTGGACGACAGCGGCCCGAGTTTGTCCTTGAGTTCGAGCACTAAGCGCTGGGCACCCTTGCGTCCGATACCTGGGACCTTCACCAGGGCATTGAGATCATCGTGCGCGATCGCGCGCCGAAGCTCGTCTGGCGAAAGCGTGCCCAACACAGCCAACGCAATCCGCGGGCCGATGCCGGTGACAGTCTGGACTTGCTCGAACACGCTTCGCTCTGCCGCGTCAGTGAAGGCATACAGGGTCCAGCCATCCTCGCGAACCACGAGGGAGGTCAACAACTCTGCTCGATCACCGACTCGCAGCGACAACGCCGTGGTCGACGTGCACGTTGCCGAGAGACCTACTCCCCCGAGATCAATCACTACCGAATCAAGGCTCACCGCCTGAACCACTCCTCGAACAAAGGCAATCACTTCAGACTCCGCGTGCCGCTGCAGCGAGGCGCCGCTTGGCTGTGCCACGCCAGACATCGCAAATGGCAATTGCCAAAGCGTCAGCAGCATCGGCGGGTTTGGGAGGTTCTGTCAGGCCGAGCAGTTTGGTCACCATGAAGTTGACTTGCGTTTTGTCTGCGCGACCAGATCCGGTGACTGCAGCCTTCACTTCTGTTGGCGTATGCATGGACACCTGGATCTGCGCCCGGCCAGCGACGAGCAAGGCGATGCCGGCTGCCTGCGCTGTGGCCATCGCGCTGCGCACATTGTGCTGACTGAACACTCGCTCAATAGCTACGGCATCTGGCTTGAATTCTTCGATGAGGGCAAGCAGGCCGCATTCAAGCAGGACTAGGCGATCGGACAGTTCGGCATCCACTGGGGTGCAGACCACTCCGATATGGATGGCAGTGAGCTTTTGCCCCGGTGCTCCGTCGACCACAGCCACCCCACACCTGGTGAGTCCAGGATCCACGCCAAGCACGCGCACTGCGACTCTCCCATCGGCTCTCAGACATGACGGCAATACGTCATCGAACATCAGTTCGAACAGACTATCTGGGCAGGGACTGACACATACGCACGACGCGCGCGAATTAGTCCAACGCCGCCATGACTTCGTCGGTCACATCGAAATTGGCGAAGACGTTCTGCACATCATCGCTGTCTTCGAGGGCTTCCATCAGTCGAAAGACCTTGCGCGCGCCATCCTCGTCCAAGGGCACATGGACGCTGGGCAGGAATGTGGCATCGGCTGACTCGTACTCCCAGCCAGCTGCTTCGACGGCTGTGCGGACCGCGACCATGTCGGTGGCCTCGGAGACAACTTCGAAGGACTCGCCCAGGTCATTGACCTCATCGGCTCCCGCGTCGAGCACTGTCATCAGCAAATCATCCTCGGTCACGCCTGGACCCTTGGGCACGATCACCACACCCTTGCGATGGAACAGATAGGCGACCGAACCTGGGTCGGCCATCGAACCGCCGTTGCGCGTCATGGCTACCCGAACCTCAGAGGCCGCACGATTGCGGTTGTCGGTGAGGCACTCGATGAGCACTGCCACTCCGCTGGGGCCATAGCCCTCGTACATGATCGTCAGCCAGTCAGAACCGCCAGCTTCTGCACCGCTGCCACGCTTGACTGCTCGCTCGATGTTCTCCAGCGGCACCGAGCTCTTGCGCGCCTTCTGGATGGCGTCATAGAGGGTGGGGTTGCCGCTGACATCTGCACCACCATGTCGGGCCGCAACTTCAATATTCTTGATCAGGC containing:
- a CDS encoding adenine phosphoribosyltransferase; the encoded protein is MLPEVEQLLRSQIRQIDDWPMPGVRFQDLTGLMAHGRAFSCTIAELDAQLGEGPVDEVVGIEARGFPYGAALAQVRGAGFVTVRKPGKLPGAVHAQDYALEYGNATLELHQDALGPGRKIVIVDDVLATGGTAAACIDLVRLTGAEVTAVLVVMEIQSLGGRDMCSARGVPVVSLLSA
- the secF gene encoding protein translocase subunit SecF; translated protein: MSRFSGFGQRLYNGESSVDFVGRRKTWYIVSSIILLVAIGSLVLRGGLNLGIEFRGGGDFGVPNATCSVEQARVVAEAQTGSQAIVTVAGNGTVRVQTESLTPAESTVLAASLAKTCGVGVDTIKIQVVGPSWGSEISKKALQGLVVFLLLVALFMSIYFEWRMAVAGLLALAHDLVITVGLYALFGLEVTPATVIGFLTILGFSLYDTIVVFDKVRENTRNITAQSVMTFGESANLAVNQTLVRSINTSIVALLPVLAIIIVGAGVLGAGTLLDLAVALAVGMAVGAYSSIFVATPFFVQLKEKEPQIIALSNRVYARRAQSAKSAKGTDAAADEQGEVTTLVEAGPRQQPKRAPRSKRPKKS
- the secD gene encoding protein translocase subunit SecD, which codes for MAPPRSISHPWRSLAALLVLVLGLAVWAFFPGTDSTVRLGLDLQGGTQVILIPKPVNEGAEITDEQLQQTVTILRNRVDGLGVVEAEVTTQGSGSGAAIIVSVPGSNPERLVDLVQRTALLDFRPVYAVLPPTATLDKGAKAGTVPVQSVKSDAAFEKAVLALDCTNPLTIAGGTPDDPAKWLGTCSKDGTAKYVLQPAFIKGTNVTSASAQLPTNGVTFVVSLGFDSEGAKALASASTTLSALPDCSIGGQSPCNAFAIVLDGVVTSAPRFNEAILGGTAQIEGNFSIEQATDLANILKYGALPVTLETVDVTSVSPTVGSDQLQAGIIAGLLGLFLVILYLLFYYRLLGVVASVSLVLAGVVTYLVFIVMSKTVGLTLTLSGVAGAIVAIGITADSFIVYFERIRDELRDGRTLRQACENGWVRARRTLLAADFVSLMAAVVLYLLSVGSVRGFAFVLGLTTIIDVIIAFLFTHPVVVLLGRTSWMQRAGRWSGLDAARTAPVKVAETLASRRRKAIPATEEVSS
- the yajC gene encoding preprotein translocase subunit YajC, translated to MESLSGLLPIVIIIAAFYFLFIRPSQARKRMQMQMQTSLVPGVRVMTTSGIFGTITSVEGEVIHVEIAPNVVIQMLPAAVGRVIVPQSAEAPNGDSQEDGI
- the ruvB gene encoding Holliday junction branch migration DNA helicase RuvB; translation: MNERLVDGELEPEDSLVEGALRPKHLSEFVGQTRVKSQLGLVLEAARKRGRPADHVLLSGPPGLGKTTLAGIIAAELNAPLRITSGPALQHAGDVAAILSSLQPGEVLFLDEIHRTARPAEELLYMAMEDFRVDVVLGKGPGATAIPLEIEPFTLVGATTRAGLLPSPFRDRFGFTAHLDFYDPPDLEVILKRSAQLLGVALDQQGAAEIAGRCRGTPRIANRLLRRVRDWAQVHGEGQVDLATAHAALDLYEVDSLGLDRIDRAVLEVLIKRFGGGPVGLSTLAVAIGEEPETIETVAEPFLVRLGMIVRTPRGRVATATAWQHLGLTPAMPLQPTLDLEG
- the ruvA gene encoding Holliday junction branch migration protein RuvA, which produces MIAFVRGVVQAVSLDSVVIDLGGVGLSATCTSTTALSLRVGDRAELLTSLVVREDGWTLYAFTDAAERSVFEQVQTVTGIGPRIALAVLGTLSPDELRRAIAHDDLNALVKVPGIGRKGAQRLVLELKDKLGPLSSSAALTFEDARADWHSSVTAGLVSLGWTNREAELAADGVAPLAAAQLQDGQPDIAALLKAALQSLDRA
- the ruvC gene encoding crossover junction endodeoxyribonuclease RuvC, producing the protein MRVLGVDPGLTRCGVAVVDGAPGQKLTAIHIGVVCTPVDAELSDRLVLLECGLLALIEEFKPDAVAIERVFSQHNVRSAMATAQAAGIALLVAGRAQIQVSMHTPTEVKAAVTGSGRADKTQVNFMVTKLLGLTEPPKPADAADALAIAICDVWRGTAKRRLAAAARGV
- a CDS encoding YebC/PmpR family DNA-binding transcriptional regulator, which encodes MSGHSKWATTKHKKAVIDGRRAKLFARLIKNIEVAARHGGADVSGNPTLYDAIQKARKSSVPLENIERAVKRGSGAEAGGSDWLTIMYEGYGPSGVAVLIECLTDNRNRAASEVRVAMTRNGGSMADPGSVAYLFHRKGVVIVPKGPGVTEDDLLMTVLDAGADEVNDLGESFEVVSEATDMVAVRTAVEAAGWEYESADATFLPSVHVPLDEDGARKVFRLMEALEDSDDVQNVFANFDVTDEVMAALD